A part of Candidatus Chlamydia corallus genomic DNA contains:
- a CDS encoding glycogen/starch/alpha-glucan phosphorylase, which yields MSFDKNKVSVDSMKKAILDRLYLGVVQSPESASPRDIFTAVAKTVMEWLAKGWLKTQNSYYKNDVKRVYYLSMEFLLGRSLKSNLLNLGILDLVRKALKTLNYDFDHLVEMESDAGLGNGGLGRLAACYLDSMATLAVPAYGYGIRYDYGIFDQRIINGYQEEAPDEWLRYGNPWEICRGEYLYPVSFYGRVIHYTDSRGKEVADLVDTQEVLAMAYDIPIPGYGNDTVNSLRLWQAQSPRGFEFSYFNHGNYIQAIEDIALIENISRVLYPNDSITEGQELRLKQEYFLVSATIQDIIRRYTKTHISLDNLPDKVVVQLNDTHPALGIAEMMHILVDREEVPWDKAWEMTTVIFNYTNHTILPEALERWPMDLFSKLLPRHLEIIYEINARWLEKVSSRYPKNDDKRRSLSIVEEGCEKHINMANLAVVSSAKVNGVSSLHSQLIKDTLFKEFYEFFPEKFINVTNGVTPRRWIALCNPRLSKLLNETIGDRYVVDLSHISLIRSFAEDSGFRDHWKEVKLRNKQDLTNKIYREVGERVDPHSLFDCHIKRIHEYKRQLMNILRVIYFYNDLKENPNQNVVATTVIFSGKAAPGYALAKLIIKLINNVADVVNQDSQVNDKLKVLFLPNYRVSMAEDIIPGTDLSEQISTAGMEASGTGNMKFALNGALTIGTMDGANVEMAEHIGKENMFIFGLLEEQIVQLRREYYPQGICDRNPKIRHVLDLLEQGFFSSNDKDLFKPIVHRLLHEGDPFFVLADLESYIAAHENVNQLFMQPDSWTKTSIYNTAGMGFFSSDRAIQDYAKDIWHVPTKSCSGEGN from the coding sequence TTGAGTTTTGATAAGAACAAAGTCAGCGTTGATTCTATGAAAAAGGCGATTTTAGATCGTCTTTACTTAGGTGTTGTACAATCACCAGAGTCAGCATCTCCTAGAGATATCTTTACGGCTGTTGCTAAAACTGTTATGGAGTGGCTGGCAAAGGGGTGGCTGAAAACTCAAAATAGCTACTACAAAAATGATGTGAAAAGAGTCTACTACCTTTCTATGGAATTCCTATTAGGAAGAAGTTTAAAAAGTAATCTTTTGAACTTAGGAATTCTAGATTTAGTAAGAAAGGCGTTAAAAACTTTAAATTACGATTTTGATCACCTTGTAGAAATGGAATCGGATGCAGGGTTAGGGAATGGTGGCCTGGGGAGACTGGCAGCTTGTTACTTGGATTCTATGGCGACATTGGCAGTTCCAGCCTATGGCTATGGTATACGCTACGATTATGGTATTTTTGATCAGAGGATTATCAACGGATATCAGGAGGAAGCACCTGACGAATGGCTACGTTATGGAAATCCCTGGGAAATCTGCCGGGGAGAGTACCTTTATCCCGTATCCTTTTATGGAAGAGTGATTCACTATACTGATTCTCGAGGGAAAGAGGTTGCTGATCTTGTCGATACCCAAGAGGTATTAGCTATGGCTTATGATATTCCCATTCCAGGGTACGGCAATGATACTGTAAACTCTCTAAGGCTATGGCAAGCACAATCTCCGCGTGGCTTTGAATTTAGCTATTTTAATCATGGGAATTATATTCAGGCCATAGAAGATATAGCTTTGATAGAAAACATCTCTCGGGTTCTCTATCCCAACGATTCTATTACCGAGGGACAGGAACTGCGCCTCAAACAAGAGTATTTTTTAGTTTCTGCAACTATTCAAGATATTATTCGCAGGTATACCAAGACACACATTTCCTTGGATAATCTTCCAGATAAAGTCGTAGTACAGTTAAACGATACCCATCCTGCTTTAGGTATTGCTGAAATGATGCATATTTTAGTCGATAGGGAAGAGGTGCCTTGGGATAAGGCATGGGAGATGACTACAGTCATATTTAATTATACTAATCATACGATTCTCCCAGAGGCTCTAGAGAGATGGCCTATGGACTTATTCTCTAAGCTATTGCCTCGGCATCTAGAGATTATCTATGAAATCAATGCTCGTTGGTTGGAAAAAGTAAGTTCTCGTTATCCTAAAAATGATGATAAGCGTCGATCTTTATCGATTGTTGAAGAGGGATGTGAAAAACACATCAACATGGCGAACCTAGCTGTAGTAAGTTCTGCAAAGGTAAATGGAGTTTCATCACTCCACTCTCAGTTAATCAAAGACACTCTCTTTAAAGAATTTTATGAGTTTTTCCCAGAGAAGTTTATCAATGTGACAAATGGGGTGACTCCACGACGATGGATAGCTCTCTGTAATCCTCGTTTAAGTAAGCTTTTGAATGAAACTATAGGTGACCGTTATGTCGTAGATCTTTCTCACATTTCTTTGATACGCTCTTTTGCTGAAGATAGTGGCTTCCGAGATCATTGGAAAGAGGTAAAGTTAAGAAATAAGCAGGACCTAACCAATAAAATTTACAGGGAAGTTGGAGAAAGGGTAGATCCCCATTCTCTCTTCGACTGTCATATTAAACGTATTCATGAGTATAAACGACAATTGATGAATATCCTTAGAGTCATCTACTTTTATAATGACTTGAAAGAAAACCCTAATCAAAATGTGGTTGCCACTACAGTAATTTTTTCTGGTAAGGCAGCTCCTGGCTATGCCTTGGCTAAGCTAATTATTAAGTTAATCAATAATGTTGCTGACGTTGTAAATCAAGATTCTCAAGTCAATGATAAGCTCAAGGTTCTTTTTTTACCTAACTATCGAGTTTCTATGGCTGAGGATATCATTCCTGGTACAGATCTTTCGGAACAGATTTCTACGGCTGGAATGGAGGCCTCTGGAACAGGCAATATGAAATTTGCTTTAAATGGGGCTCTGACTATAGGAACTATGGACGGTGCAAATGTAGAAATGGCAGAGCATATTGGCAAGGAGAATATGTTTATTTTCGGTCTTTTAGAGGAGCAAATTGTACAATTGCGTCGAGAATACTATCCTCAGGGAATTTGTGATAGGAATCCTAAGATTCGACATGTTTTAGATTTGCTAGAACAAGGATTTTTCAGTAGCAATGATAAAGATTTGTTTAAACCCATAGTACACCGCCTACTGCATGAAGGCGATCCTTTTTTTGTCTTGGCTGATTTAGAATCTTATATCGCTGCCCATGAAAATGTGAATCAACTCTTTATGCAACCAGACTCATGGACTAAGACTTCTATTTATAACACTGCAGGGATGGGTTTTTTCTCTAGTGACAGAGCTATTCAAGATTATGCCAAAGATATTTGGCATGTTCCTACAAAATCTTGTTCTGGAGAAGGAAACTAA
- a CDS encoding pyruvate dehydrogenase complex dihydrolipoamide acetyltransferase — protein sequence MISLLKMPKLSPTMEVGTIVKWHKKNNDQVLFGDVIVEISTDKAVLEYTANEDGWIREILRDEGEKIVIGTPIAVLSTDTNEPFNLEEILPKTESSNFELSPEASLEEVSPLANQQASSATFATVGFKPEPPLTSPLILKRLDTTNNLSPLARQLAKERNLDVSSIQGSGPGGCIVKKDLDKAPLKSIAGFGYPESPEVPPGSYHEENLSPIREVIASRLQAAKISIPHFYVKQQVYASPLLNLLKELQAQGIKVSINDCIVRACALALKEFPLINSGFNSVDNKIIRFETIDISIAVAIPDGIITPIIRCADRKNLGMISAEIKSLALKAKSQSLEETEYKGGSFCVSNLGMTGITEFTAIVNPPQAAILAVGSVREQALVIDGEIAIGSTCVLTLSVDHRVIDGYPAAMFIKRLQKILEAPAVLLLN from the coding sequence GTGATCTCTTTATTGAAAATGCCAAAGCTTTCTCCAACTATGGAAGTGGGTACCATAGTGAAATGGCATAAGAAAAATAATGATCAAGTCCTTTTTGGAGACGTTATTGTAGAGATCTCTACAGACAAGGCTGTTTTAGAATACACAGCGAATGAAGATGGCTGGATTCGTGAAATCTTGCGTGATGAAGGAGAAAAAATAGTTATAGGAACTCCTATTGCAGTCCTTTCCACAGATACGAACGAGCCCTTTAATCTAGAGGAAATTCTTCCGAAGACAGAATCTTCTAATTTTGAATTATCTCCAGAAGCTTCTCTTGAAGAGGTCTCTCCTTTAGCAAATCAACAAGCTTCGTCAGCAACATTTGCGACAGTGGGTTTTAAGCCAGAGCCACCCCTCACCTCACCTTTAATCTTGAAACGGTTAGACACTACTAACAATTTATCCCCATTAGCTAGACAACTAGCGAAAGAGAGAAACTTAGACGTCTCTTCAATTCAAGGAAGTGGTCCTGGAGGATGCATAGTAAAAAAAGATTTAGACAAAGCTCCTCTTAAAAGCATTGCTGGGTTTGGCTATCCAGAGTCTCCTGAAGTTCCTCCAGGGTCTTACCATGAGGAGAATCTTTCTCCGATTAGAGAAGTTATTGCCTCACGTCTACAAGCTGCCAAAATCTCTATTCCACACTTCTATGTAAAGCAGCAGGTGTATGCTTCGCCTCTCCTCAATCTGCTGAAAGAACTTCAGGCTCAAGGAATCAAAGTTTCTATTAACGATTGTATTGTACGTGCTTGTGCTCTAGCTCTCAAAGAATTCCCCTTAATCAATTCTGGATTCAACAGTGTTGATAATAAAATTATCCGTTTTGAAACTATCGATATCTCTATAGCTGTGGCCATTCCAGATGGAATTATTACCCCGATTATACGCTGTGCAGACCGTAAAAACCTGGGTATGATTTCAGCAGAAATTAAAAGCCTAGCATTAAAAGCAAAAAGCCAGTCTCTTGAAGAAACTGAGTATAAAGGAGGATCCTTCTGTGTTTCTAATTTAGGAATGACAGGAATCACCGAATTTACGGCTATCGTCAATCCTCCTCAAGCGGCTATTCTTGCTGTAGGAAGTGTTAGAGAACAAGCTCTTGTAATTGATGGGGAAATTGCTATAGGATCTACCTGTGTCCTCACCCTATCTGTAGATCATAGAGTGATTGACGGTTATCCCGCAGCAATGTTTATCAAACGATTACAAAAGATCTTAGAAGCCCCAGCGGTTCTATTATTAAACTAG
- a CDS encoding thiamine pyrophosphate-dependent enzyme has translation MNSLGPYNIASQSIEKSTVESIIDIYGSASCIKFLKQMVLIREFEARGEEAYLEGLVGGFYHSYAGQEAVATAAIANTGSDQWVFSSYRCHALAILLNVPLQEIAAELLGKETGCALGRGGSMHMCGPNFPGGFGIVGGQIPLAAGAAFTIKYREEKNKISLCFIGDGAVAQGVFHETLNFVSLHQLPLMLIIENNGWGMGTSLNRAIAKQPIAESQGASYDIRAFTINGFDLFNSLLGFREAYRYMLDTESPVLIECLCSRFRGHSVSDPNLYRSKEEMQCLFKKDPIVSAKDWLIRLKVLTEEQFQNMREECKTAVLQAFSKAKLSSDPSVTTLEEGVYA, from the coding sequence ATGAATAGTTTAGGACCTTACAATATAGCTTCTCAGAGCATAGAGAAATCCACAGTAGAAAGTATCATAGATATTTATGGTTCTGCTTCCTGCATTAAGTTTTTAAAACAGATGGTTCTGATTCGTGAATTCGAAGCGCGAGGAGAAGAAGCCTATCTAGAAGGACTTGTTGGGGGGTTTTACCACTCCTATGCTGGCCAAGAAGCTGTAGCAACTGCTGCTATCGCAAACACGGGATCGGATCAGTGGGTCTTTTCTTCCTATCGCTGCCACGCCCTCGCTATTCTTCTCAATGTTCCCCTTCAAGAAATTGCTGCTGAGCTTTTAGGAAAAGAAACAGGATGCGCTCTAGGTCGTGGAGGATCCATGCATATGTGCGGACCAAATTTCCCTGGAGGGTTTGGCATTGTCGGAGGACAAATTCCTCTCGCAGCTGGAGCAGCGTTTACTATTAAATACCGTGAAGAAAAAAATAAAATTTCTTTATGTTTTATCGGAGATGGTGCGGTAGCTCAAGGAGTATTCCATGAAACCCTCAACTTCGTCTCCCTTCACCAACTGCCCCTCATGCTTATTATCGAAAATAACGGCTGGGGGATGGGAACATCTTTAAACCGCGCTATTGCCAAACAACCCATAGCAGAGTCTCAAGGAGCGTCTTACGATATCCGTGCGTTCACAATAAACGGTTTTGATTTATTCAACTCTCTTTTAGGTTTCAGAGAGGCTTATCGCTATATGCTGGATACAGAATCCCCAGTGTTAATTGAGTGTCTCTGTTCGCGATTCCGAGGGCACTCTGTATCAGATCCCAATTTATATAGATCAAAAGAAGAGATGCAGTGTTTATTTAAAAAAGATCCTATTGTTTCAGCTAAAGATTGGTTAATTCGATTAAAGGTTCTAACAGAAGAACAATTTCAAAACATGCGCGAAGAATGCAAAACCGCTGTTTTACAAGCGTTCTCTAAAGCAAAACTCTCCTCAGATCCGTCCGTCACTACATTAGAGGAAGGAGTCTATGCCTAA
- the lpxD gene encoding UDP-3-O-(3-hydroxymyristoyl)glucosamine N-acyltransferase — protein sequence MSEAQVYTLKQLAELLQVEVQGNIETPISGVEDISQAQACHVAFLDNEKYANFLKNTEAGAIILSKSQATQYAQLKKNFLITNESPSLTFQKCIELFIEPVTSGFSGIHPTAVIHPNAHIEENVTIEPYVVISQHARIASGTHIGAGSIIGAHSVIGTNCLIHPKVVIRERVIVGNRVTIQPGAVLGSCGFGYITNAFGHHKPLKHLGYVILGDDVEIGANTTIDRGRFKNTIVHEGTKIDNQVQIAHHVEVGKHSIIVAQAGIAGSTKIGDHVIIGGQTGITGHISIADHVIMIAQTGVTKSITSPGIYGGAPARPYQETHRLIAKIRNLPKTEERLSKLEKQVKDLSALGVPVVPSKI from the coding sequence ATGTCCGAAGCACAAGTCTATACTCTTAAACAGTTAGCTGAGCTACTACAGGTCGAAGTTCAAGGAAATATAGAAACTCCTATTTCTGGTGTTGAAGATATTAGCCAAGCTCAAGCTTGCCACGTTGCTTTTTTAGATAATGAGAAATACGCTAATTTTCTAAAAAACACCGAAGCTGGTGCTATTATTTTATCTAAATCTCAGGCAACGCAATACGCCCAGCTAAAAAAGAACTTTCTCATTACTAATGAATCTCCTTCTCTAACATTTCAAAAATGTATAGAACTGTTTATTGAACCAGTAACATCAGGATTTTCTGGAATCCATCCTACTGCAGTGATTCACCCTAATGCGCATATCGAAGAAAATGTAACAATAGAACCTTATGTTGTTATTAGCCAACATGCCCGTATCGCCTCTGGAACACACATCGGAGCTGGAAGTATCATTGGAGCCCATAGTGTTATAGGGACTAACTGTCTCATCCATCCTAAGGTTGTGATTCGAGAAAGAGTTATCGTGGGAAATCGTGTAACTATTCAACCAGGAGCTGTTTTAGGATCCTGTGGTTTTGGTTATATTACAAATGCTTTTGGTCATCATAAACCCCTAAAACATCTAGGCTACGTGATTTTAGGTGATGATGTAGAAATCGGAGCCAATACCACGATCGATCGGGGTAGATTTAAAAATACCATTGTCCATGAAGGAACTAAAATAGATAATCAAGTACAAATAGCTCATCATGTAGAGGTTGGAAAACACAGCATCATTGTTGCGCAAGCAGGTATCGCAGGTTCTACAAAAATCGGTGACCATGTAATCATTGGAGGGCAAACGGGAATTACTGGCCATATTTCTATTGCTGACCATGTAATCATGATTGCTCAAACTGGGGTCACAAAATCCATCACCTCTCCAGGCATTTATGGAGGTGCCCCCGCGCGACCCTATCAAGAGACGCATCGTTTGATAGCTAAAATTCGGAATCTTCCTAAAACTGAAGAAAGATTAAGTAAATTAGAGAAGCAAGTAAAAGATCTATCGGCACTCGGTGTTCCAGTTGTCCCTTCAAAGATCTAA
- a CDS encoding pyruvate dehydrogenase complex E1 component subunit beta has protein sequence MPKHKTLEIREALREAIDEEMSRDPNVCILGEEVGDYNGAYKVTKGLLDKWGPKRVIDTPISEAAFSGIGIGAAMSGLRPIIEFMSWNFSFVAADQIISHAAKMHYMTGGKFSVPIVFRGPNGAAAQVSCQHSHCVESLYANIPGLIIIAPSNPYDTKGLLKSAIRNNNPVLFLENELEYNLKGDVPTEEYLVPIGKARIVQEGNDLTLITYSRMVSVTKEACSLAKKRWGLSIEIIDLRTIKPLDISTLLSSVQKTSRCIVVEEGHYFSGISSEIITLITEHAFDALDAPPLRVCQKETPMPYSKILEQATLPNVNRILDTIEKVMR, from the coding sequence ATGCCTAAACATAAAACATTAGAAATTCGAGAAGCTCTCCGAGAAGCTATTGATGAAGAGATGTCTCGCGATCCTAATGTCTGTATTCTTGGTGAAGAGGTGGGCGATTACAACGGTGCTTATAAAGTAACCAAGGGCTTATTAGATAAATGGGGTCCCAAGAGAGTCATTGATACCCCTATTAGTGAAGCCGCCTTCTCTGGAATTGGAATAGGTGCCGCAATGTCAGGCCTTCGCCCTATTATAGAGTTCATGAGTTGGAATTTTTCCTTTGTAGCTGCAGACCAAATTATTTCTCATGCAGCTAAGATGCACTATATGACTGGAGGAAAATTTTCTGTTCCTATAGTTTTTCGTGGTCCTAATGGCGCTGCAGCTCAGGTCTCTTGTCAGCATTCTCATTGTGTTGAGTCATTATATGCCAATATTCCTGGTCTTATTATTATAGCCCCCTCGAACCCCTACGACACTAAAGGCTTATTAAAATCAGCAATCAGAAATAACAACCCCGTTCTTTTTTTAGAAAATGAGCTAGAGTATAACTTAAAAGGAGACGTCCCCACTGAAGAATACCTAGTTCCCATTGGGAAAGCACGTATAGTTCAAGAAGGGAACGATCTTACGCTCATTACTTATAGCCGCATGGTTTCTGTTACAAAAGAAGCCTGTTCTCTAGCAAAAAAACGTTGGGGCCTATCTATAGAAATTATTGACCTAAGAACAATCAAACCTTTGGACATATCCACACTTTTATCTTCGGTACAAAAAACTTCACGCTGTATTGTAGTTGAAGAGGGTCATTACTTTTCTGGGATTTCTTCTGAAATTATTACCCTGATTACTGAGCACGCTTTTGATGCTCTGGATGCTCCTCCTTTAAGAGTATGCCAGAAAGAAACTCCTATGCCCTATAGTAAAATCTTAGAGCAGGCAACTTTGCCTAACGTTAACCGAATCTTAGACACCATTGAAAAAGTCATGAGGTAA
- a CDS encoding OmpH family outer membrane protein — protein sequence MKKLLSSTLLLFLGSMTTAHANLGYVNLKRCLEESDLGKKETEELEAMKQQFLKNAEKIEEELSSIYNKLQDEDYMESLSDSASEELRKKFEDLSGEYNAFQSQYYQSINQSNVKRIQKLIQEVKVAAESVRAKEKLEAVLNEEAVLAIGPDADKTTEIIAILNESFKKQN from the coding sequence ATGAAAAAATTATTATCTTCCACACTTCTTCTTTTTTTAGGATCGATGACTACAGCTCATGCGAATTTAGGTTACGTTAATTTAAAGCGATGCCTTGAAGAATCCGATCTAGGCAAAAAAGAAACTGAAGAATTGGAAGCTATGAAACAGCAGTTTTTAAAAAACGCTGAAAAAATAGAAGAAGAACTCTCTTCTATCTATAATAAATTACAAGATGAAGATTACATGGAAAGTTTATCGGATTCTGCTTCTGAAGAGTTAAGAAAAAAATTCGAAGATCTTTCAGGAGAGTACAACGCATTCCAATCTCAGTACTATCAATCTATCAATCAAAGTAATGTTAAACGCATTCAAAAGCTGATTCAAGAAGTAAAGGTTGCTGCAGAATCTGTGCGAGCCAAAGAAAAACTAGAAGCTGTCCTTAATGAAGAAGCTGTCTTAGCAATAGGACCTGATGCTGATAAAACAACCGAAATTATTGCTATTCTTAACGAATCTTTCAAAAAACAAAACTAG
- the bamA gene encoding outer membrane protein assembly factor BamA — protein MLIMRNKIILQISILALIQTSLTLFSAEKVKEGHVVVDSITIITEGENASNKHPLPKLKTRTGALFSQLDFDEDLRTLAKEYDSVDPKVEFSEGKTTIALHLIAKPSIRKIRISGNQVVPEHKILKTLQIYHNDLFEREKFLKGLDELRTYYLKRGYFESNLDYSLEHNQEKGYIDILIQINEGPCGKIKQLKFSGISGSEKSDIEEFVQTKQYSITTSWFTGAGVYHPDIVEQDSLAITNYLHNNGYADATVTPHYEVGDKGNILLYMDINKGPRYTLGHVHIQGFEVLPKRLIEKQTQVGPNDLYCPDKIWDGAHKIKQTYAKYGYINTNVDVLFVPHPNRPIYDVTYQVSEGSPYKVGLIKITGNTHTKSDVILHETSLFPGDTFNRLKLEDTEQRLRNTGYFQSVSVYTVRSQLDPMGNADQYRDIFVEVKETTTGNLGLFLGFSSLDNLFGGVELSESNFDLFGIRNLFSKGFRCLRGGGEHLFLKANFGDKVTDYTLKWTKPHFLNTPWILGIELDKSINRALSKDYAVQTYGGNVSTTYILSEHLKYGLFYRGSQTSLHEKRKFLLGPNIDSNKGFVSAAGVNLNYDSIDSPRNPTTGIRGGVTFEVSGLGGTYHFTKLSLNSSIYRKLTRKGVLKIKGEAQFIKPFSNTTAEGVPISERFFLGGETTVRGYKSFMIGPKYSATEPQGGLSSLLISEEFQYPLVRQPNISAFVFLDSGFVGLQEYKISLKDLRGSAGFGLRFDVMNNVPVMLGFGWPFRPTETLNGEKIDISQRFFFALGGMF, from the coding sequence ATGCTCATCATGCGAAATAAAATTATCTTGCAAATATCTATTTTAGCGTTAATCCAAACCTCTTTAACTTTATTTTCTGCAGAAAAAGTTAAAGAAGGCCATGTAGTGGTAGACTCTATCACAATCATAACAGAAGGAGAAAATGCTTCAAATAAACATCCCTTACCGAAATTAAAGACCAGAACTGGGGCTCTTTTTTCTCAGTTAGATTTTGATGAAGACTTGAGAACTCTAGCTAAAGAATACGACTCTGTTGATCCTAAAGTAGAATTCTCTGAAGGGAAAACTACAATTGCCCTTCACCTTATAGCTAAACCCTCTATTCGAAAAATTCGTATCTCAGGGAATCAAGTCGTTCCCGAGCATAAAATTCTTAAAACCCTACAAATTTATCATAATGATCTCTTTGAACGAGAAAAATTTCTTAAAGGTCTTGATGAGTTAAGAACCTATTATCTCAAGCGAGGATATTTTGAATCAAATTTAGACTATAGCCTAGAACACAACCAAGAAAAAGGTTACATCGATATTTTAATTCAAATTAATGAAGGTCCCTGCGGAAAAATTAAGCAGCTTAAGTTTTCAGGAATTTCGGGATCAGAAAAATCGGATATCGAAGAATTTGTTCAAACAAAACAGTATTCCATAACTACAAGTTGGTTTACTGGAGCTGGAGTATATCACCCAGATATTGTTGAACAAGATAGTTTGGCAATTACGAATTATCTACATAATAATGGTTATGCCGATGCTACAGTCACTCCTCACTATGAGGTTGGTGATAAAGGAAATATTCTTCTCTACATGGATATCAATAAAGGGCCTCGATATACCTTAGGTCACGTCCATATCCAAGGGTTTGAAGTTTTGCCAAAACGCCTTATAGAAAAGCAAACACAAGTTGGCCCCAATGACCTTTATTGTCCCGATAAAATATGGGACGGAGCTCATAAGATCAAACAAACGTATGCAAAGTACGGGTACATTAATACCAATGTTGATGTCCTTTTTGTTCCTCACCCAAACCGCCCGATTTATGATGTGACTTATCAGGTAAGTGAAGGATCTCCTTATAAAGTTGGTTTAATTAAAATTACCGGAAATACCCATACAAAATCTGACGTTATTTTACACGAAACAAGTCTCTTCCCAGGAGATACATTCAATCGCCTAAAGTTAGAAGATACAGAACAACGTTTAAGAAATACAGGCTACTTCCAAAGCGTGAGCGTCTATACGGTTCGTTCTCAACTTGATCCTATGGGCAATGCTGATCAATACCGAGACATTTTTGTAGAAGTTAAAGAAACAACAACAGGAAACCTGGGTTTATTTTTAGGATTCAGTTCTCTCGATAATCTTTTTGGAGGAGTAGAACTATCTGAAAGCAATTTCGACCTATTTGGAATTAGAAATTTATTTTCTAAAGGATTTCGTTGTCTACGAGGTGGCGGAGAACATCTCTTCTTAAAAGCCAACTTTGGAGATAAAGTCACAGACTATACTTTGAAATGGACGAAACCTCATTTTTTAAACACTCCTTGGATTTTAGGAATTGAATTAGATAAATCGATTAATAGAGCCCTATCCAAAGATTATGCTGTCCAAACATATGGTGGTAACGTTAGCACAACATATATCTTGAGTGAGCACCTTAAATACGGTCTATTTTATCGGGGAAGTCAAACGAGTTTACATGAAAAACGTAAATTTCTTTTAGGACCAAATATAGACAGCAATAAAGGATTTGTCTCTGCTGCTGGTGTTAACTTAAATTATGATTCTATAGATTCCCCTAGAAACCCAACGACAGGCATTCGTGGCGGGGTTACCTTCGAAGTTTCTGGTTTGGGAGGAACATACCATTTTACAAAACTCTCTTTAAACAGCTCTATATATAGAAAACTTACGCGTAAGGGTGTTTTAAAAATCAAAGGAGAAGCTCAATTTATTAAACCCTTTAGCAATACTACAGCTGAAGGAGTTCCTATTAGTGAGCGCTTCTTCTTAGGTGGAGAGACTACAGTTCGGGGGTATAAATCCTTTATGATTGGTCCAAAATACTCTGCTACAGAACCTCAGGGAGGATTGTCTTCGCTCCTTATTTCAGAAGAGTTCCAATATCCTCTTGTCAGACAACCTAACATTAGTGCCTTTGTATTCTTAGACTCAGGTTTTGTTGGCCTACAAGAGTATAAGATCTCTTTAAAAGATTTGCGTGGTAGCGCTGGATTTGGTTTACGCTTCGATGTAATGAATAATGTTCCTGTTATGTTAGGATTTGGATGGCCTTTCCGTCCTACAGAAACTTTGAATGGAGAAAAAATTGATATATCTCAGCGCTTCTTTTTTGCTTTAGGAGGTATGTTCTAA
- the recR gene encoding recombination mediator RecR, whose product MIKYPDYLSKLIFFLRKLPGIGFKTAEKLAFELISWNSEQLKILGDAFHNVASERSLCSLCFTLKECKEANCHFCREERDNQILCIVASPKDVFFLERSKVFQGRYHVLGSLLSPITGKHIENERLSILKSRIETLRPKEIILAIDATLEGDATALFLKQELQHFSISISRLALGLPIGLSFDYVDSGTLARAFSGRHSY is encoded by the coding sequence ATGATAAAATATCCAGACTACTTATCTAAATTAATTTTCTTTTTACGCAAACTTCCAGGAATTGGATTTAAAACAGCAGAAAAACTCGCTTTTGAACTCATCTCTTGGAACAGCGAGCAATTAAAAATATTAGGCGACGCTTTTCATAATGTTGCTAGTGAGCGTAGTCTCTGTTCATTGTGTTTTACTCTGAAAGAATGTAAAGAAGCCAACTGTCACTTTTGTAGAGAAGAAAGAGATAACCAAATTCTATGTATTGTTGCTTCTCCAAAAGATGTTTTCTTTCTAGAACGTTCTAAAGTATTCCAAGGACGTTACCATGTTCTTGGCTCACTTTTATCGCCAATTACAGGAAAACACATAGAAAACGAACGCCTCTCAATTTTAAAATCACGCATAGAAACTCTACGCCCGAAAGAAATTATCCTCGCCATCGATGCAACCTTAGAAGGAGATGCCACTGCTCTTTTTCTAAAACAAGAATTACAACATTTTTCTATAAGTATTTCCCGTTTAGCTCTAGGTCTTCCGATAGGCTTATCTTTTGATTATGTAGATTCAGGAACACTCGCAAGAGCTTTTTCTGGACGCCACTCGTATTAA